The Leadbettera azotonutricia ZAS-9 genome has a window encoding:
- a CDS encoding PQQ-binding-like beta-propeller repeat protein: MRGKKSRSFAAALLALILLSKISAQSLPPDPPPFDAPPWWRQALGGSVTGQPAAQAESVIMTLDGGNVKAYSYQGRPLWNYFARGRLIPYVTRSREGTSYICRTNGILIALNRAGRELWQINLGETLAAPVLVGWDGRLFVFTSKRITCYTASGYTLWSRNLEKPIALRPVKDETGGFFLVLDGGELLRLDAFGNTVSDKLESAPVGAVTLKLNKSNDVSILFFYAQGNMELLNTNTGEREALKGIPYPFAPLASASLGANAALLLNDGKLAFLSMDQRKILWTKDTHITPEELASSRIEANISMDERGIYLLTKTGAVGFTDDGRRLWLIRIKGSAALPSFGDEGVLYSGGSDWILYAYRLEERVKAQKRVLYGPAPEGDYGVGKPLALFMADDYFRYSEEDMEPRLREISQAIRNGRIGEHEREYASYLMDIAGSAIGTPRTGARPPVFVRHRSEAVRLLAYFGSRETVPFLADLFTRENDPLVKAAAAEALGRIGVDPEGLALQAFSNAVFPPAPLRDEHALAAIADATGAICRFSGPPLSDAGVRVLTSLASVDRPSSVRSQAERELKTLRR, translated from the coding sequence ATGAGGGGTAAAAAGTCCCGCAGTTTTGCTGCTGCCCTGTTGGCGCTCATACTGCTAAGCAAAATCAGCGCCCAAAGCCTCCCGCCCGACCCGCCGCCCTTTGACGCTCCGCCCTGGTGGAGGCAAGCCCTGGGCGGCTCCGTGACAGGCCAGCCCGCTGCCCAGGCTGAATCGGTGATCATGACCCTGGACGGCGGCAACGTCAAAGCCTATAGCTACCAGGGACGCCCCCTTTGGAATTATTTTGCCCGGGGCAGGCTCATCCCCTATGTAACCCGTTCCCGGGAGGGCACGAGCTATATCTGCAGAACCAACGGAATTCTCATAGCCCTTAACCGCGCGGGCAGGGAGCTTTGGCAGATCAACCTGGGTGAAACCCTGGCAGCCCCGGTACTGGTCGGCTGGGATGGCAGGCTCTTTGTGTTCACCTCAAAACGCATAACCTGCTACACCGCTTCAGGATACACCCTCTGGAGCAGGAACCTTGAAAAACCCATAGCCCTTAGGCCCGTCAAAGATGAAACAGGCGGCTTTTTCCTCGTTCTCGACGGCGGCGAACTCCTCCGCCTGGACGCCTTTGGCAACACTGTTTCCGACAAGCTTGAGTCCGCGCCTGTCGGGGCTGTTACGCTCAAACTGAATAAAAGCAATGATGTTTCAATATTGTTCTTTTATGCTCAAGGCAATATGGAACTCCTCAACACCAATACCGGCGAGAGGGAAGCCCTCAAGGGCATACCCTACCCCTTCGCCCCGCTGGCTTCCGCAAGCCTGGGGGCGAACGCGGCCCTCCTCCTCAACGATGGCAAGCTGGCATTCCTCTCCATGGATCAGCGCAAGATACTCTGGACCAAGGATACCCACATAACGCCGGAGGAGCTTGCAAGCTCCCGCATCGAAGCGAATATCAGCATGGATGAAAGGGGAATTTATCTCCTCACCAAAACCGGGGCTGTGGGCTTTACCGACGACGGCCGCCGGCTCTGGCTCATACGCATAAAGGGATCCGCGGCCCTCCCCAGCTTTGGCGACGAAGGGGTGCTTTATTCCGGAGGAAGCGATTGGATACTCTACGCCTACAGGCTTGAAGAAAGAGTGAAGGCCCAGAAGCGGGTGCTTTACGGCCCTGCCCCCGAAGGCGATTACGGCGTTGGCAAGCCCCTGGCCCTCTTTATGGCGGACGATTATTTCCGCTACAGCGAAGAGGACATGGAGCCCAGGCTCCGCGAAATAAGCCAGGCCATACGGAATGGCCGGATTGGGGAACACGAAAGGGAATACGCCTCCTATCTGATGGACATAGCAGGCAGCGCCATCGGTACCCCACGCACAGGCGCGCGGCCTCCTGTGTTCGTCCGCCACAGGTCCGAGGCAGTGAGGCTATTGGCGTATTTCGGCTCCCGTGAAACCGTCCCCTTTTTAGCGGATCTCTTTACCCGGGAAAACGATCCCCTTGTCAAAGCCGCCGCGGCCGAAGCTCTTGGCAGGATCGGTGTCGATCCCGAGGGACTTGCCCTCCAGGCCTTTTCCAACGCAGTCTTTCCCCCGGCCCCGCTGAGGGATGAACATGCCCTGGCCGCCATTGCCGATGCCACAGGCGCCATTTGCCGCTTCTCGGGCCCGCCCCTGAGCGACGCAGGGGTCCGGGTGCTCACATCCCTGGCAAGCGTCGACAGGCCCTCCTCTGTACGCAGCCAGGCGGAAAGAGAGCTTAAAACCTTGCGGCGTTAG